One region of Tachysurus vachellii isolate PV-2020 chromosome 11, HZAU_Pvac_v1, whole genome shotgun sequence genomic DNA includes:
- the LOC132853909 gene encoding HLA class II histocompatibility antigen, DR beta 4 chain-like: protein MFRLLILFIVQSAILNTANGDHLSVPRWCYWNKDDLSDMEFIESYIMNKIKYAEFNSTLGKVVGYTETGVRNAEVWNKDTADLQARKAQVETVCKPNVGNYYSAVLSKTVEPQVKVKLVKKSDGSHPAMLMCSAYNFYPPLIKVTWLRNGKEVKGGQTSTEEMADGDWYYQIHSHLEYTPESGEEISCVVEHASFKKPMSYKWDPSMSEPDKSKIAIGASGLVLGVVLSAAGFIYYRKKSSGRILVPT from the exons ATGTTCAGGCTCCTGATTCTGTTCATCGTCCAGTCTGCGATCCTGAACACAGCCA ATGGAGATCACCTGTCAGTTCCACGTTGGTGTTACTGGAATAAAGATGATCTCAGTGATATGGAGTTCATAGAGTCTTACATCATGAACAAGATTAAATACGCTGAGTTTAACAGCACTCTGGGGAAGGTTGTGGGATACACTGAGACTGGTGTCAGAAACGCAGAGGTATGGAACAAAGACACTGCAGATCTACAAGCACGAAAAGCCCAGGTGGAAACTGTCTGTAAACCTAATGTTGGGAATTACTACAGCGCTGTTCTGAGTAAAACAG TTGAGCCTCAGGTTAAAGTGAAGTTGGTGAAGAAATCAGACGGCTCTCATCCTGCCATGTTGATGTGCAGCGCTTACAACTTCTACCCTCCACTCATCAAAGTGACCTGGCTGAGGAACGGTAAGGAGGTTAAAGGAGGTCAGACGTCCACTGAGGAGATGGCTGATGGAGACTGGTACTATCAGATCCACTCACACCTGGAGTACACACCTGAGTCTGGAGAGGAGATCTCCTGTGTGGTGGAACACGCCAGCTTCAAAAAACCCATGAGCTATAAATGGG ATCCGTCCATGTCTGAACCTGATAAGAGTAAGATTGCTATCGGAGCGTCAGGTCTGGTTCTGGGGGTCGTGCTTTCAGCTGCTGGATTCATCTACTACAGGAAGAAATCCTCAG GACGGATCCTGGTCCCGACATAA
- the LOC132853911 gene encoding H-2 class II histocompatibility antigen, A-Q alpha chain-like gives MKLLLIFFTLMCVTDTEAGVKQHTLDLVACSDTDEEYMVGIDGEERFYADFKQKKGVDALPPFSDPIDFPGAYEYAEANMGVCKHNLDAWKKDFKDMPVPQDAPQNSIYPKQKMQLGSENTLICHFTRFFPPHVTVRWTKNGEDVTDKSTLSQFYPNEDNTFNQFSHLSFTPQEGDIYTCTVEHKALDSPDTRTWEVNVELPSVGPSVFCGVGLFVGLLGVATGTFFLVKGNQCN, from the exons ATGAAGTTATTGTTGATCTTCTTCACACTCATGTGTGTGACGGACACTGAAGCAGGCG ttaaacaacacacactggATTTAGTCGCTTGTTCAGACACTGATGAGGAGTATATGGTGGGGATCGATGGAGAGGAGCGGTTTTATGCAGATTTTAAACAGAAGAAGGGAGTAGATGCGCTGCCTCCATTCTCTGATCCTATCGACTTCCCCGGAGCATACGAGTACGCCGAGGCTAACATGGGCGTCTGTAAACACAACTTAGACGCGTGGAAAAAAGACTTTAAAGACATGCCTGTGCCTCAGG ATGCCCCACAGAACTCCATCTACCCCAAACAAAAGATGCAGCTGGGTTCAGAGAACACACTCATCTGTCACTTCACACGTTTCTTCCCTCCACATGTTACTGTGCGCTGGACCAAGAACGGTGAAGACGTGACGGACAAATCCACACTCAGTCAGTTCTACCCAAATGAAGACAACACCTTCAACCAGTTCTCTCACCTGTCCTTCACCCCACAGGAAGGAGACATTTACACCTGCACAGTGGAGCACAAGGCGCTGGATTCACCTGACACCAGGACATGGG aggtgaatGTTGAACTTCCCAGTGTTGGTCCgtctgtgttttgtggtgttggTCTGTTTGTAGGTTTGCTCGGAGTCGCTACTGGAACTTTCTTCCTGGTTAAAGGAAACCAGTGTAACTGA
- the LOC132853910 gene encoding HLA class II histocompatibility antigen, DR beta 4 chain-like isoform X1: MFRLLILSIVQFAVLNTANGHVMSTPFRCYWNKDDLSDAELILSYIYNKINYFEFNSTLGKYVGYTKLGISNADRLNKDTAVLQRRKADLENFCKYNAEIYSSDVLSKTVEPKVKVKLVKKSEGSHPAVLMCSAYSFYPPLIKVTWLRNGKEVEGGQTSTEEMADGDWYYQIHSHLEYTPESGEEISCVVEHASFKKPMSYKWDPSMSEPDKSKIAIGASGLVLGVVLSAAGFIYYRKKSSGRILVPT; the protein is encoded by the exons ATGTTCAGGCTCCTGATTCTGTCCATCGTCCAGTTTGCGGTCCTGAACACAGCCA ATGGACATGTGATGTCAACGCCATTTCGGTGTTACTGGAATAAAGATGATCTCAGTGATGCAGAGCTCATACTGTCTTACATCTACAACAAGATTAACTACTTTGAGTTTAACAGCACTCTGGGGAAGTATGTGGGATACACAAAGTTAGGCATCAGTAACGCAGATAGACTGAACAAAGACACTGCAGTGCTGCAAAGACGAAAAGCTGATTTAGAaaatttctgtaaatataaTGCTGAGATTTACTCCAGCGATGTTCTGAGTAAAACAG TTGAACCCAAAGTTAAAGTGAAGTTGGTGAAGAAATCAGAAGGCTCTCATCCTGCTGTGTTGATGTGCAGCGCTTACAGCTTCTACCCTCCACTCATCAAAGTGACCTGGCTGAGGAACGGTAAGGAGGTTGAAGGAGGTCAGACGTCCACTGAGGAGATGGCTGATGGAGACTGGTACTATCAGATCCACTCACACCTGGAGTACACACCTGAGTCTGGAGAGGAGATCTCCTGTGTGGTGGAACACGCCAGCTTCAAAAAACCCATGAGCTATAAATGGG ATCCGTCCATGTCTGAACCTGATAAGAGTAAGATTGCTATCGGAGCGTCAGGTCTGGTTCTGGGGGTCGTGCTTTCAGCTGCTGGATTCATCTACTACAGGAAGAAATCCTCAG GACGGATCCTGGTCCCGACATAA
- the LOC132854230 gene encoding H-2 class II histocompatibility antigen, A-U alpha chain-like: MKLLLIFFTLMCVTDTEAGFKHNHLRITACSDTDEEVMFGVNGEEVFYADFKQKKLVNMMPQFSDPIEYPTGYEFAKGAMDICKHNLDVMTKAFKDQPVPQDAPQNSIYTRDDVQLGAQNTLICHFMRFFPPHVTVRWTKNGEDVSDKSTLSQFYLNKDNTFNQFSHLSFTPQEGDIYTCTVEHKALDSPDTRTWEVNVELPSVGPSVFCGVGLFVGLLGVATGTFFLVKGNQCN; encoded by the exons ATGAAGTTATTGTTGATCTTCTTCACACTCATGTGTGTGACGGACACTGAAGCAGGCT TTAAACACAACCATCTGAGAATAACCGCTTGTTCAGACACTGATGAGGAGGTAATGTTTGGGGTGAATGGAGAGGAGGTGTTTTATGCAGATTTTAAACAGAAGAAGTTAGTGAATATGATGCCTCAATTCTCTGATCCTATCGAATACCCCACAGGATACGAGTTCGCCAAGGGTGCCATGGACATCTGTAAACACAACTTAGACGTGATGACAAAAGCCTTTAAAGAccagcctgtgcctcagg ATGCCCCACAGAACTCCATCTATACTAGAGATGATGTACAGCTGGGAGCACAGAACACACTCATctgtcacttcatgcgtttctTCCCTCCACATGTTACTGTGCGCTGGACCAAGAACGGTGAAGACGTGTCGGACAAATCCACACTCAGTCAGTTCTACCTGAATAAGGACAACACCTTCAACCAGTTCTCTCACCTGTCCTTCACCCCACAGGAAGGAGACATTTACACCTGCACAGTGGAGCACAAGGCGCTGGATTCACCTGACACCAGGACATGGG aggtgaatGTTGAACTTCCCAGTGTTGGTCCgtctgtgttttgtggtgttggTCTGTTTGTAGGTTTGCTCGGAGTCGCTACTGGAACTTTCTTCCTGGTTAAAGGAAACCAGTGTAACTGA
- the LOC132853910 gene encoding HLA class II histocompatibility antigen, DR beta 4 chain-like isoform X2: protein MHDGHVMSTPFRCYWNKDDLSDAELILSYIYNKINYFEFNSTLGKYVGYTKLGISNADRLNKDTAVLQRRKADLENFCKYNAEIYSSDVLSKTVEPKVKVKLVKKSEGSHPAVLMCSAYSFYPPLIKVTWLRNGKEVEGGQTSTEEMADGDWYYQIHSHLEYTPESGEEISCVVEHASFKKPMSYKWDPSMSEPDKSKIAIGASGLVLGVVLSAAGFIYYRKKSSGRILVPT from the exons atgcatg ATGGACATGTGATGTCAACGCCATTTCGGTGTTACTGGAATAAAGATGATCTCAGTGATGCAGAGCTCATACTGTCTTACATCTACAACAAGATTAACTACTTTGAGTTTAACAGCACTCTGGGGAAGTATGTGGGATACACAAAGTTAGGCATCAGTAACGCAGATAGACTGAACAAAGACACTGCAGTGCTGCAAAGACGAAAAGCTGATTTAGAaaatttctgtaaatataaTGCTGAGATTTACTCCAGCGATGTTCTGAGTAAAACAG TTGAACCCAAAGTTAAAGTGAAGTTGGTGAAGAAATCAGAAGGCTCTCATCCTGCTGTGTTGATGTGCAGCGCTTACAGCTTCTACCCTCCACTCATCAAAGTGACCTGGCTGAGGAACGGTAAGGAGGTTGAAGGAGGTCAGACGTCCACTGAGGAGATGGCTGATGGAGACTGGTACTATCAGATCCACTCACACCTGGAGTACACACCTGAGTCTGGAGAGGAGATCTCCTGTGTGGTGGAACACGCCAGCTTCAAAAAACCCATGAGCTATAAATGGG ATCCGTCCATGTCTGAACCTGATAAGAGTAAGATTGCTATCGGAGCGTCAGGTCTGGTTCTGGGGGTCGTGCTTTCAGCTGCTGGATTCATCTACTACAGGAAGAAATCCTCAG GACGGATCCTGGTCCCGACATAA